The genomic segment AAAGTAGTTGAGGAGGGACCCCAGCCAAAAGGATCCATAACGCTAATGCCGATAACTTCCGGATCAAATCTGTCGATATAATCTGGATAAACGGTTTTAACGTCAAAGCCTTCATCGATCAGCTTTGCCTCGATTTTCCTCAATCCATAAGGGGCTTGCCACGGCATCCCATTAACGCTTTTTATTCGTGGAAAGAAAAGCCACTGGAAAAGCCATTCCGGCAGCCAGTTTGGAGGAGCGCTGGTTCCAAATCCCAGGAATTCCTTGCCATGATGATTGCTCATCAAAGTTTTATCAGATGTCAGAACCGCCCTCATTCTTCCAACACCTTCTCGTATAACCTCCTATTGTTTATGCATCCTGGGTCCGGGGAAAGATAATCTCCCGTATATGCATATGCTCTAGCCCTGCACCCTCCGCAATAATAGCGATAATCGCACGTATCGCATCCTTTCAGCAAATCTTTGTCCCTTAAATCCTGCAGAACTTTATTATGAATCCAGAGTTCTTCAAAGTCATCCTCTCTTATATTCCCCAATTTCAGCGGGAAAAAGACGCAGGGCTGCAAATCGCCGTTCGCATGCATCGCCATGTAGAAACGTCCCGCCCCGCACCCGCCGATAAATTCTGCCAGATCTACCAGCTGACCAGCAAGCTTCGGATTATAAAAGTGTGTGGGCACAACTTTTTCATCTTCCCCCTCTTCCTGTTGCAGGGCCACCCTTGCAAATTGAGGGGCGGTAGACAGCACATTTATATTTTTTCTTGCTTTTAACTCGTTCCAGAGCATCTTCAGCATTTCCTCTCTCTCATCTGGAGTGAGATCCACCTTTACAATATCTTTTCCCCTGCCAGTTGGAATAAAATTGAAGGCCATGAACCAGTTCGCTCCAAGTTCCTCGCTGAGTCTTATTATATCCGGAATCTCTTTGTAGTTGTATTTAGTAGCTGTAGTCGAAATCTCAACAAAAAATCCCTTCTCAACCGAGTTCTTTACGCCATCAACCGTCTTATCAAATGCGCCTTGTATACCTCTGAATTTATCATGTGTTTCTGCACTTGCCCCATCCAAGCTTATCTGAACGAACTGTACGCCCGCCTCATTCATCTCTCTCGCCTTCTCCTTTGTTATGAGCGTTCCATTGGTGGCAATTGCAACATATATTCCTTTGTCTGCTGCGTATTTTGTCAACTCAAGAATATCAGGCCTCACCAGCGGTTCTCCGCCCGAAAATGCGATAATGGTAACCCCTGCCCTGTCAAAAATGTCGATGGCGCGTTTTGCTTCCTCCGTAGAAAGCTCGTCTTTCCATGTTTTTCCAGCTGTCGCATAGCAATGTTTGCAT from the Candidatus Thermoplasmatota archaeon genome contains:
- a CDS encoding radical SAM protein, which codes for MKTTTTVRLLKNTIGNPATRRILRGMGKYCEKDGKNRIEVAVELYTGQRKDACLSCKLTEKMIAKVLKKGADAFSVTEDELKKKFSDPYWAKGLSSTIMGVAQFGVKKPFTSGAPFQIVWDVTYACNLKCKHCYATAGKTWKDELSTEEAKRAIDIFDRAGVTIIAFSGGEPLVRPDILELTKYAADKGIYVAIATNGTLITKEKAREMNEAGVQFVQISLDGASAETHDKFRGIQGAFDKTVDGVKNSVEKGFFVEISTTATKYNYKEIPDIIRLSEELGANWFMAFNFIPTGRGKDIVKVDLTPDEREEMLKMLWNELKARKNINVLSTAPQFARVALQQEEGEDEKVVPTHFYNPKLAGQLVDLAEFIGGCGAGRFYMAMHANGDLQPCVFFPLKLGNIREDDFEELWIHNKVLQDLRDKDLLKGCDTCDYRYYCGGCRARAYAYTGDYLSPDPGCINNRRLYEKVLEE